The Trichomycterus rosablanca isolate fTriRos1 chromosome 20, fTriRos1.hap1, whole genome shotgun sequence genomic interval CACTGTAAATGTTACTGTGATACTTAAGCTACATTTTAGCACTGTTAATAACATGCCCTTGTTCATTTTCAGTTGAGatggttttttgttgttgttcggATGTAATCACTACAGAACCTGTTTGTCTTTCATCATCAAATTCAGCAGCCTGGTTGTAATGTCCTTCCACTTCAGACAGAGGTTCAGCGCTTTGGGTTGGGGTAGGTACAGCATTGTACATGGTGAAACCCACCATGATCACAATTAATGACACAACATACAGTCCTGAGAACTGAAGAGAAAGAGGTACAGTCTGTGAATCCAGTCATCACTCTTTAAAAACAGCTCAGataattgtattaaaattgCACATGGGTACTGTTGAGTATGCTAAAACAGGAGAGATTATTCATTAACAGAGTACTTATTAGATAGTGGGTCACAATGACAGTGCACTGTGACTGATACATATGTACATTTATTGAAGTCTTTATTGAAATCTTTAAGTGTGTATATAAGAAACCGTAGAACTGTATGTTCTGAATTACAAAAGCCTTTGCAAAAGTTATTTTTTAAGGGAACAACTAATGTGCTCTTTATATTACAACAGTCCACCACCCATGCGGTTTTAAATCTCAGCGGCTGGGTGTCTACTCTAACATGATTGGCCATGTTCAAGGGGAGAATGGCTGAGgctgatggattggtgccctgcccAGAGTATTCCCACCTCGTGCCCAGTGTGAGTGACTGAGCCCTTCAAATGCTCACTACAGACAGAGTAGACGTCTGAAAAGTtatcatttcaatcatttcagGATGGACCACGGACTCATAATGGCCTGTAGTACGTTTTGTACACTTATATTATAAAACTTAGGACTTGcactttggaaaaaaaaatgttgatttttttaataaacactatGCAAATGGAACCAAAAACAGCTACCAAGTCTCTTGTGTTTCAAGACTATTTAATCAGCACAGATTGCAAAAGCACAGTTTTCTACATTACTCAATGTCAATATGGTGCCTATATATTTGGAcgttttcttaactttctgtccCATCTAAAATGTGCTTTTTACTCCATCAGGTTATGACTAGATGTACTGATTAGTGACTATTCCAAAGTTACACTTACAGAGTACTGAAACAGGAAGAGACCCAGAAACAGACTGAAGAGATCAGCAGTGAGTAGAGACAGGTTAACAGCAGTAGCGCTGGTCATTTTGATCACCACAGGCATGCAGCTGTACAGTGCATACATGCACAGAGCAAATCCACTAAGAAGCAGAACTAAGAAAAGAGTCAAttaacattcaaacattaacaAAACTCTCATAACTTCTCAAACTGTATGACTAACAATACATTACAAACACTTGTCAGCCTTACCAACTTCCCATTTAAATGGAATATGTGTCAACTTCACATACTCTAGAGCAAATCTGTAATATgtacaaaacaatacaaaagcAATGTAAACAGTACAATAATGAGTATTATTTCATAGCATTAAGGTAttaaataacatgaaaaaaagtATAATCAAAGTTCaaaggtatttatttatgtataaaataattttatgtaTTAAATTTGAAAAGTTTGATTTGAAAGTTTTACAGTAAACTCTTACAGTAAAGGGCTTAGAATGAGACACATCAAATTATTGTTAACAAAtctattatttagttttatacaACTGAGCAAGACTGTAACAGTACAGTAAAAGGTAAATTTATTCACGTttgcatgattttttttctaaGGTATGCAatagttctgtatatttttacattaaataaatacatttcataaacTGTACTAATGCAGTACAAACGCtgtaaataatgataaaactaGTATATAAGGGGTAATACCTAACATATATTTGATtaagtttattaggatttatacatgtttttaattttggttacattcatgacagaacaggtagttaagTTACACaccattcatcagttcaatgtcaaacccCATCATGGGCAATTTTTAATCTCCAATTtaacttgcatatctttggactgtgggaggaaacccacacagctatcgggagaacatgcaaactctatacagaaagaacctggaccactccaccaggaaatgaaacccaggaccttcttgctgtaaggcgacattGATAGCCAATGTGCCACCCTATTGTTAAGTAAAGCTGAAATCAATAAAATTAGGCCAGTCATTGAAAGGTCCATTGGTCAATATGTCTGCTGTTGTTACTGTTACAAGCAATGTGGAAATATTTTTAGAATTCAGTAAACATAATTGTTAAAACAATTTGATGTAACTTAGTGTATTCTCAGGGCActggggtggtgcagcagtaaattatgcaGTGCTATCGATCAGTCAGCCGtctacatgcagacatgggggggggggcgggggggctAGTACGGAATACTATAGCAAGTGATGATGTAATACTTTCTGGACTGATTAAACAGTTTACTTGTACATTTCTTtgccatttaaaaatatattaaaataattcttACAGCTGTATTCCACTGATCAGCATTCCAAACAGGCCAAGCATTCCAAGGAACTCTACCCTGCTCTTGTTCTTCACTGTGTACTCCTGACATAGGTTGGAGATTGCATACAGAGTGGCACTGATGATAACCAGACCATCTCCCAGAAGAACATTACTGGCTGTTGATGTCAATATTATGTAGTAGTTAATATTCTGTAGACATTTTACAATACATCACAGTGCTTCGTAGTTTGTGGATTAGTGCATATTTTAGCCAGCGTCAGTAGTTAGGCTATTACTGTTTTGAATTATTTTTAACAGGGCATTGTTTGCATTCTTACTTGATCCTTGGTCTCTGCCTGAAAGGAGGTCTGCTCCCACCATGGTTCCCACACCAGCCAGGCATGCACTCACACCCACATAGTGAATAATTCTGTAGcgtgtctttaaaaaaattctGGACAGGATTAAAAGCACTGGGAGAATAAAGCAGTCCAACAGCTGAAACACAGTAATTTAGTCAATAAATGCGCTGAAGCAGTAACAActtataccaataataatattgtattaCAGCACATTTTTTAGGTAGGTGTTCACCTGTATGCTGGTTAATGTGGTGTACTGGTATGCTTTCACAACTGTGTAATTTGCTTCCACATCTACCAGTCCCAACAATAAATATTTCCACCATTTTTGCTTTAAGATCTGCAAAATGTTTTCTTCACCTACAATACATCAAAAGAGTTGAGGCCTGGATGTGATATCGTGAAGCCAAACATGTTGATATTTATCcaaacactaaaaataacatacTGATATATGATTTAAATCATAATGATTACATACACGTGTAGGGAAACATCACATCATGGCAGTCTTGGGTTTtacacttactcactttcttaacagcttatccaattagggtcgggggtggggttgtgtgtgtgtgtgggggggggggggggggtcaatgggcgcaaggcaaacagtaacaccctggatggggcaccagtccatcacagggcagagacacatacacacacccccccccccattcacctatagggcaattcgttgtctccaattaacctgactgcatgtttttggacatgtTTTTAgatactgggagaacatgcaaactccgcacacaaagaacccagacctggggattaaacccaggaccttcttgctgtgaggcgacagtgctacaagCGACTTGGgatttacagtatatttaccATTTCTACAACTGCCATTTGTATGTAACTGAATGGAAAACACTTTTTTGTCACAAACATTCAAGAATTCGTGTTCTTTTAAGTTTAATTGTGATGTTTTCTAATATACAGGATCAAGAAATATACATAGAGCCTCCTAACTCACCATTGGTGAATATAACTGAGTACAGCTGAAGACTTTTATGTGCTTGTGTAAAAGGGCAGTTACATTGACtagtggtctctttgccaaggtcaGAAAGAAAACTGCATAGGGCAACTATGCTTTTATCCAGATCCTTTCAAGGAGACTGCTAATCCATGAACTCAAACAGTTAGGCAGTCTGTTGCTGTCTATATATTTATGTCTAATTTGATgatacactttaaaaaaaaaatttaatttgaaagtttttaaacaaaaataggTTTTCCAATCATGGAGTCACAGTAAGAGAACAGCTGCAGAAATGTATAAGATTTTAAGACTGCCATTACAACTTTAAAAGTGTACATGAAGTTATGACATGTATAAACTCTATGTAATAAAATGCAAGTTAAAATATTAactaaaaatgtgtaaaacattaaactgttaacattataataacataaacatgaaataGTAAATTAATAGACCTTTTCTGAAACAAAGTGCTGTAGTGTAGGTGAGGCCCAGAAGTGTGTAATTGATACAGCTCTGTAACATTGGTACATCTAGATGGAAATCCGTAGCCAGGTACTGAGACGTGACTGCAGTCCCACAAATCAGCACTGATAGGCCCTGACCCATGGCCAGTGTTTTCAGCAGCTGCCTATAACAACCAAAGAGAGTAAGTAACCAAACATTCATCATCTAAGCCACTTTGCTTGCTCCTAGTACAGTTTCTACTCtgtgatattattttataatgcaATCAAAGAAGACATTCATTAAAGAGATGCATTTGGAGGGTATTGCGCATCAGCTGAGCTTTCACACAAAATACCTAACAAAATTATTTACTGTCAATTTCTTACTGACAGGCTTCCAGTTGCTGCAACAATtacattttcttgttttttattaatcactttatcctgatcaggatggAGGGAATGCAACCTGAATTGGGTGCTAGTCTcacccattcatacactcaGCCACTTACACCAATGGTCAATTTAGTGCAGCTGATCCAGCTGATTTTGGGAAGAGGAAACAAGAATGCCTAGACAGTCATTAGGAAACCaagacagaaataaaattaacatgGTAAAATCCCCACAAGGCAGTTATAATAGGCAAAGATTTGAACCTATGTCCCCAGAACCCAGGTGCTGTGCAACatccacactacctgctgtgccatcATGTTCCTCAGTTCAACAATCATGTTGTATTACAGGCCTCAAATACCTCTGTACTACATTATGTAAAACAACACATCTCCCTAATCAACCTCTCTAACATTGAGAGATATGGCATGTCATTTTCAGAAATCTGAGCATGCTTTATGCTCATCAGAAATTGAATATGTCCCAGTCCAGTGTCTCACTTTCTTCCACAATGGACTCCAGATCTACCTTTATAGCCACTATCTAGTAAAACACTGATGGTATTTATGCAGTTGTGTAgtgaattttctttttaaagtagaatttgactatttaattgttttttactcaagtaattaTTTGAACCTTTGGaaaaggtgaaaaaaactaTGGGAAAAAATCCTAGTGGTTAATTAGCTGTAACTTTAAAACAATCGAACATATATCACAATTACTGACACCCCTAAACAGCCATGTATGAAATTGTAACTGAAGTGTTCTTTTTCATATTTCACTTTTCGAGGTTTTTCTAGTGGTTTAaactaatttttaaaaaatatattttaaatgtattattatgaatacttttttttttgtatgttaaCTGATTTTTACTGAATGCATTTATAACAGtgtatttaatattcatttcAAATGTGGCTGAACCAGTATGACATTAAAGTGTAATTAAACTGTGTGTTCTGACTTATCATATAATGCATGTaactatattttattaaaatgttgtggTTAGTGAGAGAGCCACTTACCATGTAAAAATGTCTTTCCATTTGAATCGTCTGATTTTCCTTGTGACTTTTTCCcatactgttttattttgttcctcACTCATGCTGATTCTTCTTACTTGGACTGTTGCTGCTGTCCTGTGTGTAAAACAATGCAACAGTTCAAACTGAGTGTCTTATCTAACAAGATGAATCATTTACAGTTGTGAAACAATGTAGCCTACAAGGGTGAGAGAGGACGTGTTTTACAGTCTAGGACTATAGTTTAAGTGTAGCTTATTTTAAGGTACAATAAgtaatttattgatttttaggaattgatttatcctggtctgggctATCCTAAAAATTATTGgcaaaatgcagaaaaaacaCACTGTAAAAGATAGCAGCCTATCACCGTGCATCACATGCTCATACAGTTTCATGCACACGTTGGAATTAATTTAGGAGCCAATTTACCTGCCACTTTTTTGTTGGAAGCAGGGAGAAGAGTAAAGCAGGGAGTAGAAAGTAAAAGTAGGTAAAATATTTACCAGGAATTTCACAAATGTCTGTGTTAACTATGCATAAAATGTGATGTAATCCTCATTCAAGTCTTAATAAAAACCATTCTGCCTCAATTTATAacacataaaaatatattttttttcctggaTTGTACCGaatgcattgttttttttacactcCGGGCTAAAAATGTGTTAACGTTTTAGTTAATGTAAATTTTTTAGAAGTCAGACATTCTCAGGATGCATCAGTCTAAAACACTAGTACCCTCCACCCCCCGCTGAGATCTGAGTGTCTAAATTTTACAAAGATAACACCAGGAGCACAGTATGCAATGCTAAAAGAGGTGAAAAAGAACCCAGGGTAACAGCAAGTAaactgcaacaacaacaacaacaacaaaaagacatactgtacatttttaataatgctTTTATTATGTGTACAACAGGTAGTGTGGTGCCACAAAGCTTCAGGATCCTGGGGACTTGGGTTTTGAACCTATTCTTCAGttactgtctgtaaggagttgTGAAATTTGTCTAGGTACTCAGAGCAGGAAAGCCACCAAATAACTTATTGTGTAGTTTTCTCTTACCTCCCCACAGTGAGGCATTTAATGGATTTGCCACTCTGATATGAGAGAACAGTTGATTGCGTGATCCCATCCAGGGTATATTTACAAAGTCAAGATGAAAGAATTCAAGTTCAGTTCTGAAGGGTTTGTAACCTCCAGTCCAGTGAGTGGCAGTAATGGGTTGTTTTGATTGAGCGCTTCAGTGCCAGCTGTGTAAGAACAACACGGAGATACAGCTCTCTGTCAACCGGCTGTTTCGGTGCAATAATGGAGGAAGAAGAATTAGAATTTGTGGCGGATTTAGACGCAATTTTACATCTTACTCCTGAAGTTCAACTCGCAATTGAACAGGTAATTTGTTTTACTTCATGGTGTCACTAAATGTTACTTGCTATAGTAACTACCTGCTAAGCTAGCTGTTATCCAGTGGCTGCACTGCTAGTTAGGTAGCTTATTTGTCATTCTGTGTAGTTACCTCTTAAATGTtggttttatttactcatttgaTTTAAGTAGTGCACTTTAAAATGTCTCGAATAAGGGAAAGTCATACCATGTTTTGTTAGATGTCTATTGTGAAACTGTGCTGCGTCCAAAACAGCAtcccagctaacaatttttggttcccagaacgttccgggaacgttagtttttggttcccagaacgttctgggaacagataattttggttgccctttggttccccaggaaagttttctttacggaaatagaacgttcccgtttggttgtgcattatagttgtgggaacgttcccctaacgttcccgtaaccttaaaattattgaaaccttaagggaaccttgtactaacctttaaattattgaaaactttagacaaccttgcaataacactccggtaacaccggcagcccgtgtcggctctgactctttttaaatgactgcccagaatcgggccaaatacactggcccaaatccgggtgccagatctccgccgactctcccataactgggccggaatagcccccgaaacactacgataccatttatttaccgttttcttctcctttcacatcctcatagataaaatagtagatttatgctacagattaactacagattgtgcagtagaaagtgttttattaagataattgcagcaagtagtataataataataatcagaatattataaataaggccaattacaaaagtgaaccaaaatgacagctatatgaatactatacatagaaaataccatataattgcatataagaataataattataaaagtaaactatatatacagtgtatcacaaaagtgagtacacccctcactcaaatattttattatatcttttcatgggacaactctatagaaatgaaacttggatataacttagagtagtcagtgtacagcttgtatagcagtgtagatttactgtcttctgaaaataactcaacacacagccattaatgtctaaatggctggcaacataagtgagtacaccccacagtgaacatgtccaaattgtgcccaaagtgtcaatattttgtgtgaccaccattattatccagcactgccttaaccctcctgggcatggaattcaccagagctgcacaggttgctactggaatcctcttccactcctccatgatgacatcacggagctggtggatgttagtcagttttcgaagggaggggatcatgctctgtttcagaatgtcatagtacatgttggaattcatgtttccctcaatgaactgcagctccccagtgccagcaacactcatgcagcccaagaccatgatgctaccaccaccatgcttgactgtaggcaagatacagttgtcttggtacttctcaccagggcgccgccacacatgctggacaccatctgaccAAAACAAGTttttcttggtctcgtcagaccacagggcattccagtaatccatgttcttggactgcttgtcttcagcaaactgtttgcgggctttcttgtgcgtcagcttccttctgggatgacgaccatgcagactgagttgatgcagtgtgcggcgtatggtctaagcactgacaggctgacctcccacgtcttcaacctctgcagcaatgctggcagcactcgtgtgtcTATTTtataaagccaacctctggatatgacgccgaacacgtggactcaacttctttggtcgaccctggtgaagcctgttccgagtggaacctgtcctggaaaaccgctgtatgaccttggccaccatgctgtagctcagtttcagggtgttagcaatcttcttatagcccaggccatctttgtggagagcaacaattctatttctcacatcctcagagagttctttgccatgaggtgccatgttgaatatccagtggccagtatgagagaattgtacccaaaacaccaaatttaacagccctgctccccatttacacctgggaccttgacacatgacaccagggagggacaatgacacatttgggcacaatttggacatgttcactgtggggtgtattcacttatgttgccagctatttagacattaatggctgtgtgttgagttattttcggaagacagtaaatctacactgctatacaagctgtacactgactactctaaattatatccaagtttcatgtctatagtgttgtcccatgaaaagatataatgaaatatttgcagaaatgtgaggggtgtactcacttttgtgatacactgtatatatatatatatatatatatatatatatatatatatatatatatatatatatatatatatatttatatatatatatatatatatatatacacaatataaagaagtactgtttgtttgtttattaggattttaacctcatgttttacactttggttacattcatgacaggaacggtagttactcataacacaagattcatcagttctcaaggttatatcaaacacagtcatgaacaatttagtgtctccaattcacctcacttgcatgtctttggactgtgggagggagccggagcacccggatgaaacctatgcggacatggggagaacatgcaaacaacacagaaatgacccagaccgccccacctggggatcgaacccagaaccttcttgctggatcttgtgatcttggctgatgatctacaccggctgttagatgctgcagagtagtgttcatagtttttactcatgtatgagaggtgaataagcaaatgtggctcagtgatggtagtggacacttgaatatctacaaaaaatacaagggacaatctttgggttataaaattatatacgatcagccataacattaaaaccacctctttgtatgtatactctttttctatcagctccactaaccatatacgtagtttactaaccatttactgactttccctatgggattaataaagttatctatctataggtgcactttgtagctctacagttccactgtcgtccatcagttactctgcatactttgttagcccccttttaccttattcttcaatagtcaggacctccacatgaccacctcagagcaggtattatttaggtggtggatcattctcagcactgcagtgacactgacgtggttggtggtgtgttactgtgtgttgtgcttatatgactggatcagacacagcatcgctgctggagttttcaaataccgtgtccactcactgtccactcttaaattatacacacctgctttgttggtccaccttgtggatgtagtcagagatggtaggtcgtctgttgcttattattgtattactattattgttgttgttgttcttgttgcttattgtagcttttaagtttacgttatccacagtattcaatgaactttaattatttagcagctgttgtctaatgctagaaactgttagccttttagctaacgttacctgaagtgtttcagttcagactaccagttaacctgaaactcactagataacattaccataaacagtttccatttccaaattgttctctatcttaatccaaaactcattaatatactttctgcttacattttactaagtaaaaagttgttaagattaaatgtttatttacctcacacgaacgaacgattcctcttcttcaacggctcgcgtcgcactgttgctatggtgacgctcGTTCTGCCGCCGCTGAATCAGAGACTGGACGCTGGGCCACAGCCGGACAACCAGCGTCGGCGCGCacgcgtttctacgagcaccagccaaacccagctgtggtaacaactgggccggatctggctacattgattctggccgattctgacactcggccgactgtgccgatagaaaagtgggaactgggccagatgattgtgctagctgggttaacttagaaaccttccgggaacgttactggaacgatactttatacacataagaaataaaaccttatacaagctttacctaacgttctctgttagttctcataaaaccatgagagaacgttaggtttcatagttttatagttggtacttgtaagtaaaggttgatctacatggaccgtcccaagcaaaaggctgtttttttggtaagttcctaccaaaaaactttaaagatcataagaaaaccttctgggaacgttactggaacgttactttaaacacataagaaagaaaaccttaaggcaacttttagataacgttctctgttagttttcataaaaacatgagagaacgttaggtttcatagttcccggaacgttaaggcaacttttagataacgttctctgttagttttcataaaaacatgagagaacgttaggtttcatagttcccggaacgttccgggaacagcgctaatttttttaacaaaaatagaacgttcccataacgttatgggatggttccctaaaaataaccataggggaaccaaaatctaacgttacgggaacgttctgtgttagctgggatACTGttatactaaaaaaaaaaagatgtcaaATTTGGTGATCAACTAATTTGACTATTTAACTATAACATTGCTGACGTTTTCCCATACGCTATTTTAATCGCgatttttaacattacacatactaaagcaataagccacgagaggccgtgcattactgtgattttagcacgggggatgacgtttttggcacgacgcgaagcggagtgcctaaaacttctttccccgtgctaaaatcataacagtaatgcacggtctcgagtggcttattgcttttataaaacggcggtcaacaaaaaatataataaatacaacaatgtttaattcataaatg includes:
- the slc35f2l gene encoding solute carrier family 35 member F2, with product MSEEQNKTVWEKVTRKIRRFKWKDIFTWQLLKTLAMGQGLSVLICGTAVTSQYLATDFHLDVPMLQSCINYTLLGLTYTTALCFRKGEENILQILKQKWWKYLLLGLVDVEANYTVVKAYQYTTLTSIQLLDCFILPVLLILSRIFLKTRYRIIHYVGVSACLAGVGTMVGADLLSGRDQGSTSNVLLGDGLVIISATLYAISNLCQEYTVKNKSRVEFLGMLGLFGMLISGIQLFALEYVKLTHIPFKWEVVLLLSGFALCMYALYSCMPVVIKMTSATAVNLSLLTADLFSLFLGLFLFQYSFSGLYVVSLIVIMVGFTMYNAVPTPTQSAEPLSEVEGHYNQAAEFDDERQTGSVVITSEQQQKTISTENEQGHVINSAKM